From Passer domesticus isolate bPasDom1 chromosome 8, bPasDom1.hap1, whole genome shotgun sequence, a single genomic window includes:
- the LOC135305969 gene encoding serine/threonine-protein kinase pim-1-like, whose protein sequence is MAGPGRVAIKRVPRNHIWHWSELPDGTSAPLEVVLQDKVSTGFPGVVQLLEWLELPSDIVMVLERPEQSQDLLHFIRARGFLCEEVARQLFRQVLEAVRHCTSCGVLHRDIKPENILVDLATRQAKLIDFGCGTYLQETAYTHFAGTPSYSPPEWTRFGWYHGEPATIWSLGILLHQMVCGKMPFRRGWNFSWGQLSLPQRLSPECQNLIGWCLSMHPLARPSLEEVFCHPWMQDIHLP, encoded by the exons atggccgggccggggcgg gtggccatcaaaagggtgcctcGAAACCACATCTGGCattggagcgagctg cccgacggcaccagcgcacccctggaggttgtgctgcaggacaaggtgtccacagGCTTTCCCGGTGtcgtccagctgctggagtggcttgagctccccagcgacattgtcatggtgctggagcggccagagcagtctcaggacctcctgcatttcattcgggcacgggggttcctgtgcgaggaggtggcgcggcagctgttccgccaggtgctggaggccgtgcggcactgcaccagctgcggggtcctgcaccgcgacatcaaaccagagaacatcctggttgacctggccaccaggcaggccaaattgattgactttggctgtggcacctacctgcaagagacagcctacactcactttgcag gaacaccatcatacagccccccggaatggacccgctttggctggtaccatggcgagccagctaccatctggtccctgggcatcctgctgcaccagatggtctgcgggaagatgcctttcaggaggggctggaacttcagctggggccagctctcactgccacaacggctctctccag agtgccaaaatctgattgggtggtgtttatccatgcaccccttggccagaccctcattagaagaggtgttctgtcatccttggatgcaggatattcatctgccctag
- the LOC135305612 gene encoding zinc finger protein 664-like — protein sequence MLSPSAFSGSHECSKLHWYHPVQLPFFPYMYSPRMFSHLLSPIGPGLLQCSAPVTSLVPQLAAPPLHHLCSVPIGPWPSDPPLPLLSNPVSSAPFCLCPWILCIAINCVWSCAHRLVSGLVHQQDFSFPNPGRMEEEAVRKRKKPRDTQADKELRMESREDKSPKKNLMEEAVLSSSTAQESNREGKLQRSHRRRGCKPSPVCSEEESPTLCQEGGQSFSQSSELVMQEQPHDGEKPYKCLECGKSFRQSSTLIRHQMIHTGEWAYECGECGKGLRCSSELITHQRIHTGERPYECAQCWKRFHTSSSLLIHERIHTDERPFCCPDCGKGFKYISHLVRHRRIHSGERPYECPQCGKSFTQSSDLNRHLRKHR from the exons ATGCTCTCACCATCAGCATTTTCAGGCTCACATGAATGCAGCAAGCTTCATTGGTATCACCCAGTCCAGCTgcccttttttccttatatgtaCTCCCCTAGGATGTTCTCCCATCTCTTGTCCCCCATTGGTCCCGGTTTACTGCAATGCTCCGCCCCTGTTACCTCATTGGTTCCCCAGttggctgcccctcctctgcaccACCTGTGCTCAGTTCCCATTGGCCCTTGGCCCTCAGACCCGCCCCTTCCCCTCTTATCAAACCCTGTGTCCTCAGCCCCATTTTGTCTCTGTCCCTGGATCCTCTGCATTGCAATAAACTGTGTTTGGAGCTGTGCGCACAGACTCGTCTCTGGCCTCGTCCATCAGCAG GATTTCTCATTCCCAAACCCTGGCCggatggaggaggaggctgtgaggaagaggaagaagccCCGGGACacgcaggcag acaaggagctgaggatggagagcagggaggacaaatccccaaaGAAGAACCTTATGGAAGAGGCTGTTCTGAGCAGCTCGACGGCCCAGGAATCCAACAGAGAGGGAAAGCTccagagatcccacaggagaaggggctgcaaacccagcccagtgtgctctgaggaggaaagccccaccctgtgccaagaaggtggacagagcttcagccagagctcagagctggtgatgcaggagcagcctcatgatggggagaagccctacaagtgcttggagtgtgggaagagcttcaggcagagcagcaccctgatccgccaccagatgatccacaccggggaatgggcctatgagtgtggggagtgtgggaagggcttgaGGTGCAGCTCAGAACTCATcacccaccaacgcatccacactggggagaggccctacgagtgtgccCAGTGttggaagaggtttcacaccagctccagtctcctcatacatgagcggattcacacagatgagaggcccttctgctgccccgactgcgggaagggcttcaagtacATCTCCCATCTCGtcaggcaccggcgcatccacagtggggagaggccctacgagtgtccccagtgtgggaagagtttcacccagagctctgacttGAACAGACACCTACGGAAGCACCGGTAA